Below is a window of Cataglyphis hispanica isolate Lineage 1 chromosome 14, ULB_Chis1_1.0, whole genome shotgun sequence DNA.
GAAGCGTTACTCGGTGGCGCCGGTGGCGGTTGCGACGGCCGCGATCTGCCGCCACGGCTTGGAGTGCTCTGACCAGGACTCTGATACGTTTCACTGCCGGCCGGCACCTGACCCGGAGCATAATGCGATCCGTACGAGTTCTCATCATAACCTTGAGCTATGTAGTTCGTTGCCCTGTACCGAGAAGATGAATGATTATTGTATGAAGCACTGCAAAtctaaatgttaaaaaatctaaagtcaaaagtagaataaaaaaaaagtaaaaatcaaaattaaaagtacgagcaaattttaaaaatattattctgattattaatttttccttgcgtatgtgtaaatattattttaatattattaattgcattattattattatcgccaTATTTTTACCTGTAGTCGGAAGACGGTGGGCTGTAGAGATGCTGCTCTTCCGGGGGATAACTCCGCCGCAGCTCGATACTGTTAGGCCTGGGCGGCCTAGGATCTGTCATCACCATTCCCAGTAGCGTGTCATCGCCGGGCTGCACATTATGCGGCGCCCTATACTGCACCGTCTGCGTCGGCATGATATACTCGCCGTGGCCGACAGCCAATTGCCGTTGCCGTTCCCTTGTATTGTGCGGCTGTCTCACGCGCTTCTTGTGCCTGCCGCCGCCACCTCCGCCGCCACCTTCATTCCGAGGCCTATGCGGCTGttttgccaaaaaaaaaagaacgcaatttttttaagatgcgAAACACGAAAGAGACAACGATCAAGGTGCATCGCATGTTAAATCAAGCACAATCGGTTTAAAGTCAAGAACGTCCCGACGATTGATCCAGCaactattatgtaatattatctcagcgaatttgaattaaattggaatatattggagtataaatattattatacaatattctcTCATTTGTCATTTAGCCACAAATTAGAATTAACTGGATCAATAGTtaaatagcatatataaatatatacatgtaggaaataaaaatgaagagcTTTGTAAAGATgatagtaaattataattctcgaaatttttcttacttgaattctagtattattaaaaaaaggaatatatttcctataacaattttatttcctacAACATGACAAACATGACAAGATGAAGATGAGATATTCCTGAAATGGACGATAAgatgatattgaaattatgGAGATACCGGTGTTGGTCGAAGATGAATCAGTGGTGAGTATATAAcgcaattctatataaatacattcaaaACTTGCATAAAACTGGCACAAAACGGCATTACACAAGTGATCCACAAAGTGACGGTAAGTGTAAAAGACTTGATTcgaatttcaaaaaaagaaaaaacacaaCTCAAATTACAATGGAAGTGGAAGATGGAGTCAGGATTGAAAGCCCTGCGTAGATGGAATTTTTACCCTTTTCCTTGTTATTTCATCGTCAAAGAGATCGACAAATTTAGATTTGAACAAAAAAGTCTATTCATATTCGATCTACGCAGAGTACCGTGATCGCCACTGAGAAAATGTGGCTCTATCAACTACAGAGAACTTTGAGAAAGCGAGCATCTAGCGTCAATCTCTATATCAGCCCGCAAAAAGGTCggttaatgaaagaaaaatcacaGAGAAGGTGATTATATGCGATAAGAATGAAATGGTTGGTGTGGCGATCAATTCGTTGTCGATTAAAATTACTGTTGTCGGATGTTTCGTAAGAGGATAagagagattaaaaagaaactacAAAGATCCAAACCATCGACTTGCCTCTCTGAACGGTTCGGCATATTCAGACTCGCTCTACAACGAAGGGGATAGTAATTCAATAGTTAGAATCACagtattagatattttaagaaactaGTTCGTTCTACGATCTCGCGCGCACCCCGACAACTTTTAAAGAGTTAGATGTAGCTGATTTGCGTATATTTCCCTTTATTAGtttaaattcagaaaaaatacgcgataatacaaatataaaaaataatacaatagttATCGAGATGCgcttttgaatatattattatgcaagGATTCTTACCTTCTTCCCTCGATCGTGCAATTTCTTTTCTGTATCCTTGAGCATCTCCTGACTCCACAGATCAAAAAAGTAATTCGGATCGGTATAGAACTTTAAGCCGTCCTTGCCATCCTCtctgaaaacaataaaatttaattatttatcacaagTTAAATctattgatgaaaattaaacaatgtCGTTAATTACCTATAAATATTAAGCTTGTCTAAAGGCGGCGGCGTATCACATTGGTGATAGGTCTCCAGCATCGCCGTCGGCATCGTGTCTCTAGAGACAACTTGCTGATCAAACACTACAGAACTCTTGAAGGCTTTCCTCATGTGTATATCTTGCAACgagactgtaaaaaaaatcaagagtcCTTGATATGCAGACCTTCTTcatctaatttattacaattttatgtatatttagaattttctttctaattgtttttatctctATTACAGTTTACTATGAAAATTAAACGAGCATATCTCACGTACCTTCTTCGACATTACTATCTAGCTGGGTGACTTTGACAGCCAAACGATCTATCCTAGCCTGCAGAGAGTTGGCTCGATCGCTCAATCCGTGTGCCTCCCTCGCTAGCTCGCCGAACAGATCTTCGGCGTGCCTCGATAGACTCGACAATTGTCTGATTGTATTAGCTAAAGTACCATTAGTGGCTGCTTCGAGCTCCGACGGCAGCGGGAAGTCCTCGGGGATGGTGCCGCGCGCCACATGTACGGGCTCCACTAGTCGTTTCGGAAGCGGCATTTTGCCGGCTGCTTGTTTCTCCTGCTTGCTCTTCCTCGCGGTAACTCACTCACCGCTCTCTCGAGACCTGAAATCATCCCCAGAATTATcatcagaaatataaattatcgagCCAGATTgtcgcaatttttaatttcttgattatataatgttaattttatgacaatgttgaaaatttgatCGAAAGTTTGATCAAGTGATactaataagaaaaaacatgTCTCCTTcacattatcttaaaaaattaaatctatagcATTgcttaaacaaataaaaatgttgtatacacaattagaaatttctgaattattattattgcaagcATAATTTCCATgagaattatttgtatttttaaaaaatatttatatataaaaaattacaaaactttaactgataaaagtttcatatattatttagaagcTAATTctagaataaaagatattattagaaaaattgtaattaaacattgctaaaaatacaattataatattttttattggtgATGtcgtacaaaataattaaacagaaTTCTTCTGTGTATAGTAACAATATATGCTTCAAATGTGTTTGAGAATAATCGAATGAAGTTCTTCTTCTCGCATAAATTTGAAACGTAATTTATTCGCGAGTAGCTTTTGAAGAGTGCTCGACCAGTGTGAACCACTCGTGGTAGCTTAAAATCGCCCCCGTTTTTCCCAAAGAGAACCGTTAACGAGatgaatatttgatatagCCGAGGACATCCCTTTGATCCAACCCCTGTTACATCCAGTAATATACAAATGGGGGAAGAATCGAACGAGAGAAATTGCGAGCGCGTAATCTCGTAGATTCagctataaatatacattcgtATAAATTCGTTTAATTCAAAGTCTTACAAATTGGCGATATCTCATCGCTCGCTGCCTCTTATCTCGTTAAGCGCCGCTTGGTTCATTTttccacaaattttaaaacatacgCTCAATGtgtacgcacgcacgcatgcatgcAGTGCGACGGCAAATACTATTGCATTACGCAATTATTAGCGTCACAACGTGATAACGATAATATCTTATCGCTTACGGTTGACTGCCATTAGCAAAGTGGCCGTATCAGTTGCTTTCTTTcttcaagtttttattataaacgtgAATTATCAATGTGTGAACTTGAATGTTCATTACTTGAAAGCAAATGATGTTACAGTTACACTGAACGACAGAATTGAATTGAATAATTCtcaactatttaaaatttaataatgttccCAAGTTTAAGAAcgcgagatttatttattatatttaataaactaaataactattatatttataattatcttaaagttctaaagaattttatgtataattattttataattgtttttgcaaattgccctgctttgtaaaaaaaaaaagagtttaagAAGCTTTAGTTTCAGGTTAATTAAACAAAGCGACAGACAAATACGTCAATAAATTGTCAACAAACATCGTTGAGTTATCCAGGGTCAATGAGATGACCGTGACCGAACATAAAGATTCTGATGGCGACGACAACGAAGTCGGCGACGTGCGTAACGCTATTGTATCTCCTAATTAGCAATTAGCCGCTGCGAAGCGTGCAAATGGAGCTGCTCTATGGGATATTGCACCTGCAAAGAGAATCATGAAAGGCCTCCGACGTGGCTAATAATATCTGTCGAAGATATGGTGTCTGAAAACAACATCTATTCTGCATCTCGTTATCGCTTCTcgttaaattcttttctactatttttgaaattatataccgtttgaatttaatattcttcttttcctttatttgtcaaacaaaggaaaagaagaatattaaattgttattatctttcatttggcattatttttaattatcttttattatattaaataaatatgttactaAAGCCATTATAATAAAGCTTTCATTTCAACAATAATCGCTTATAAAAATCACCGCGCCACTTTAAAATCCCattatgtgaaataataattcatgtgTGATATTTGTCGtttgtaaaattgtttaaaatttacaaaatttatttatataatcatcgatataaaaaataatattattatataatccatCTCGCAACAAATGATGAACAAATCTTGTTGGATAAATCAGTAATCACGATATGATTACCATGTGAGTCACCATAGCTATTAGAATCCTTTTGACGTTATATCgtcagtatattttattaaactgcGATGCCAAATATCGAACAATCATTTAGTCATTGAATCAATCAGCGAATAATGGACGATTCATCTCGCGACCGTTAAATATCGAGAGCATTGgacataaaattgcataacAAATGTGCGGATGTTTCGAAatgttatatgaaatatcgagataatatttcacgagaaaaataataattgttatattcggattatttaagaaattcgcGAGAAACGGTCTCTATAACTGCTATAGCAAATTGCAATTGCAATTAgcaagtattatatttatactttctcCATAATTAAAAAGCTGCAATTATCTCTCTGCgaggtatatatattaatttattgtatatagtatttcaaatttatcatataaatttcatattaatataaattatattacttgaaatttactttgatgatgttatataacaataatgattatatatctttaaaatcaatatcttaTTTCGCTACTAATATTCgaaaatacacatacattggtatgtataatattaatatgtctttaaatattttctactttttacgAAATCAATACTATATGATATTCGAGAACAAGCATCGATATGCtgctaatttttaacatttgtgTTAACAGGATTCATGTGCAGCGAGCTTAgagtatatattctttgtgaATGAAACCGCAGACACGCTGCAGCAGGCTTGCATAAGGTAAGCAATATCCTGAGGCTGAAAGGTCACTACTACGCTGCAGTGCTCGCCTACTACCACCACCTTGGTAAGTAGAAACCGGAAAGACCTACTCTCTTTGCTCCTCGCAACGTGTTTGTCGGTCGTTCAGGCGTTACATTTATTTCAGATTGTAGTCGATTACATCGGACTCACACATCTGTAGCGACGCTAACGATGCCGCAAAGTGCCGATGACACTCGCGCTTCGATAAACAAATCGATTTCCGCacgagatttttatataaagaataatttaataagattgtaATCGTGCGTGAgaactttatttttgatttaattttatatacgtgtgtctagaatttatttaatttcttaaattctgATATACGCTTTAGAAAAATCGATATgatcttattaaaaagttttaattttccagga
It encodes the following:
- the LOC126854688 gene encoding actin-binding protein WASF3 isoform X1, producing the protein MPLPKRLVEPVHVARGTIPEDFPLPSELEAATNGTLANTIRQLSSLSRHAEDLFGELAREAHGLSDRANSLQARIDRLAVKVTQLDSNVEEVSLQDIHMRKAFKSSVVFDQQVVSRDTMPTAMLETYHQCDTPPPLDKLNIYREDGKDGLKFYTDPNYFFDLWSQEMLKDTEKKLHDRGKKSESEYAEPFREPHRPRNEGGGGGGGGRHKKRVRQPHNTRERQRQLAVGHGEYIMPTQTVQYRAPHNVQPGDDTLLGMVMTDPRPPRPNSIELRRSYPPEEQHLYSPPSSDYRATNYIAQGYDENSYGSHYAPGQVPAGSETYQSPGQSTPSRGGRSRPSQPPPAPPSNASSNSTPTVASANNTPTRGRSMSTGRDTLPPPPPPPGETMSPPSMNGSIPSHLLNRNGSRTDSPLPSQRSTPTPPNHSGQLGMDETDPAVPQDLPPPPPTPDPTPPRPISPPCNIPPPPPPPPPPPVVNGPTAPLPLTNGDIAKMIATNPPKLKPLKSIVDGQLRKPVNPNIPLVDPRNDLLKAIRDGIKLRKVEKIEQKEVERVNALNDVASILARRVAVEFSDSDSASESECDSEGWGEQESNLA
- the LOC126854688 gene encoding actin-binding protein WASF3 isoform X2, yielding MPLPKRLVEPVHVARGTIPEDFPLPSELEAATNGTLANTIRQLSSLSRHAEDLFGELAREAHGLSDRANSLQARIDRLAVKVTQLDSNVEEVSLQDIHMRKAFKSSVVFDQQVVSRDTMPTAMLETYHQCDTPPPLDKLNIYREDGKDGLKFYTDPNYFFDLWSQEMLKDTEKKLHDRGKKPHRPRNEGGGGGGGGRHKKRVRQPHNTRERQRQLAVGHGEYIMPTQTVQYRAPHNVQPGDDTLLGMVMTDPRPPRPNSIELRRSYPPEEQHLYSPPSSDYRATNYIAQGYDENSYGSHYAPGQVPAGSETYQSPGQSTPSRGGRSRPSQPPPAPPSNASSNSTPTVASANNTPTRGRSMSTGRDTLPPPPPPPGETMSPPSMNGSIPSHLLNRNGSRTDSPLPSQRSTPTPPNHSGQLGMDETDPAVPQDLPPPPPTPDPTPPRPISPPCNIPPPPPPPPPPPVVNGPTAPLPLTNGDIAKMIATNPPKLKPLKSIVDGQLRKPVNPNIPLVDPRNDLLKAIRDGIKLRKVEKIEQKEVERVNALNDVASILARRVAVEFSDSDSASESECDSEGWGEQESNLA